The genomic stretch GTGGATTCCGCCCTGCACTGGACCTACCCATAGAATGTCCTTTCGTTTGATTCTCTTCAGAGCCTCGTCCGCCCTGCGAACTGTCTCGTCGACAGTCCATCCCGCGCGTTTTGCGTCGCTGTGAAAGCCTGTAGGAAAGTCAAGAATCACTCCGATGTCAGTGTCAATCTTTTCCTGGTAAGCAACGATCTCGGCAGGCTTCACCCCAACGTGGCCATACTCAAGAATCTGGTATGCCCCTGAGTCCGTAGCCACTGTCTCCCTGAAACCCAGGGTCACATGAACATCCCTTGGAGGCTGACCAGGTCGCCCTCTCCTCAAGAGATAGGCGTTCGTCATTATCGCTCTGATGCCTTCCTCGTGATAGAATTTTGAATCTAGAACCGGGAGGTTCGGGTCGATAACTGGGAACATGTGCGGTGTTTGAAAGCTACCGCTCTTAGTGGTCAGTGTTCCGATTCTGCCTAGAAGATCTTTGCCGTGTACCTGAAAAGACAAAACGGGATTTAGGCCTTGACGCCTTTTTCCCTCATGAACTCGTCGAAGACCCTCTGAACTCGCTCAGCAGCTGGACCAGTGCCTTCGATGATTCCCTTCTCGTTGACCCGGATCCGGTCCATCACAACGATCACTCCAGCATCATCTATTACACGCACCATCCTAGGGAAGACCCGTTCGAGTCGATCGCCGAGACTCTGAAGATCGAATGGCTTCTCGAAACTGGATATTTGGACAATAGTGTCACCGTTCAGAAACACCTTGTGAATATCCCCCGCGTCCGACTTCGCGTTCGTGAGGCAGACACTTAGCGTTTCAGTGTCGACGCCGGTTAGAGTGCCAATGAAGGTCTTTCCTTGGGTCGTCAAGACACTGACGTGCTTTTGGAGAA from Candidatus Bathyarchaeia archaeon encodes the following:
- a CDS encoding Lsm family RNA-binding protein, with the translated sequence MEELSNLLQKHVSVLTTQGKTFIGTLTGVDTETLSVCLTNAKSDAGDIHKVFLNGDTIVQISSFEKPFDLQSLGDRLERVFPRMVRVIDDAGVIVVMDRIRVNEKGIIEGTGPAAERVQRVFDEFMREKGVKA